CGTCGCCCGCCACTTCCCTCCACGCACCTCttacaccaccacctccttccagacCACTCATTCCACGCTCTCAACCACCCCGACCGCAACATGTCAATGCTCCTCATTCCTCACCGGCGGTACCAGTAAACGCTCAACGGAATATGTCGGTCCCACCGCTCGTCCATCGTGCTCCAAgtgctccttcctcttctactgCTTTGTTGACGACAGGACCTGGACTATCAACGGCTGGCAGCTCAAACGGATCTAGTAGTCGAGGAAGACTGGTCACACCTACCAGTTCGACGGCTATACCTGTATCCACATCTCAACATCCTTTACAAAAGCCAGGTGCTGTagaaggcggtggtgggggtgggaGAAGTACGACAAGTTCAACAACCAGTGTAAATGGGTTATTATCAGCCACTCATCCAATcgcttcatcttcatcttcgtcatcttccgcAGGACCAAGTATACCACCAGCGAATGCGACGTATCCACACACCCCTACAACACACCATAACTCCTCCTCTGCTGTCGGTCAGACAAGTGTCGTACAGACGCCTCAGACGGGAGCAAGCAAGATGGCAGCAGCTGCAAAGAGAGGGTTGGATGGTGTACCTTCTGCTTCGGCCATTGGActggcgaagatgatggaggaggaagaagatcatccatTATCTGAAAAGTCGTTAaaagcgaggtgagtcgcttcgCCTCTTCAGCATGACGATGCCCCCTGTCCTCTACTGTGGAATGAGAGCGACGACATCTAGCTATCAGCCTGTCTCTCTTTTTCTGAAAAGGTGTCTGCTTCGTCATTAACGTCAGATGCTGCATTGTCATAGGGACTATCAAACCATTCACACTCTCAAccgtctcttccacctcccaACACGTTGGCGTCTCATTCGACCCCTGGGGCAAGGCGCATACGGACTTGTTATTAATGTCCATGATACCTTCTCTGGCGAACCGGTAGCTGTGAAATGTATAACGAGGGTGTTTGATAAAGTCATCCTGGCGAGACGAGCTTTGAGGGAGATTACGCTGTTGAGACATTTTGGAGGACATGAGAATCTgacagggtgagtgtgaagaCTTTATGGATGAGAGACTTGACGGTGCCCCGAGAGGTTGCTAGGATTGGTTCTGGATGATGGAAGATCTAGGAGACGGGAGAAATGAAGTCGCAGCGGGGTGCTGGTTACGAGGACGACACTGACGGCATGCGTCCCAAATAGGCTCATCGACCTGGACAACGTATGGGAAGGATATAATGAAATGTGAGTCTCCCTCCGACACGGCTTATGTCTGTGAGCTGAACCGAGCTTCTGCCGTGACAGTTATCTCTACATGGAGGTTGGTGCCAAGCGACGACCACTGTTTATCAGCATAGAAGCTAACAGCGGTCACCGTTTGCTACAGCCTATGGAAGCGGATCTTCACCAAATAGTTCGTTCAGGACAAGCACTCAGCAATTCGCATATCCAGTACTTCCTCTATCAGCTATTGAGAGGcatgaaggtgagtcgcttcTATCTCAACGCCACATCCCCTCATATTGATGCGCGTCGCAGTACATACACACAGCAAACGTTATACATCGCGATCTGAAGCCGGGAAATCTGCTCGTCAACTCAGATTGTGAACTCAAGATCTGCGACTTCGGATTGGCAAGAGGCTTCAGACCAGTGACGGGAGAGATGGACCAAAATGACGAGATGAAGTTGACCGAGTGTAAGTCCAGATGGACTGATCAGGAGAAGGTTTGCTTACGCTTTTATTACCGTGCGCACAGACGTGGCTACTCGATGGTACAGAGCACCCGAAGTGATGTTGTCAAATCGACGGTATACTACTGCCAGTGAGTCAGACTAGCCGCAGCGTACGATCGTATCGCTGATCTTGTTCTGCAGTCGACGTCTGGTCAATAGGCTGTATATTGGCTGAACTGTTGGGCGGGAAACCAATAttcaaggggaaagagtgagtctCAGTCGCTTAGAATAGCACTGGATTCCCGCTGACGTGATTTGCTTCGTAGCTACGTCGACCAGTTGAACCTTATACTCGAAACTTTAGGGACGCCGGACGATGAAACGTTGGCCAAGGTTGGGAGCGAGAAGGTACGTCAGCGAAATGAGCTCTTCAGGCTTCTCTAACTCGAGATCTTAGGCCTGCGCATACATCAAGACGTTACCTCATTACGAGAAGCAGGAATATTCGGATCTGTTCCCAGACGCTGATCCGGAGGGTGAGTAGTATTACCCAGGCAATTTAGGATCCAGTCACTAATACGTTGTTGTCAGCCGTTGATTTGTTGTCGAAACTGCTTACGTTCGACCCTGCCGTGAGAATCGATGTTATCGCCGCATTGTCCCATCCATACCTCGCAGCATACCACGACGAGTCAGATGAGCCCTCTTGCCCAGAGATCTTCGGAAAGTGGGAGCAAGTGGAATCTTTGACTACAatcgaggagttgaaggaggCGATAACGAGGGAGATTGCAGAATATCGAGACGAGGTCCGAGCGGTAGATCCCGAAGATtatgacgaggacgagggcgAGTGGGATTCCGGACAGGAGCTCGACGACACGATCACATTTGAGAGTCCTATGCCGGATGGAGATCTGCTGGGACAAGACCTGCCGGTGCCGGCGCCGACAtcgacttcaccatctcaGCTTCGAGCAGTCATTCACGATCCGAGCTTGTCCCCTACGAACAGTGTCATTCCCCTTCGATCACCGAGTGGTCAGTCACCGTCAAAAGCTCAAGCGATTCCAGCTTCATCTGGACCTCGATCTGCAGGGACTAAAGGCTCTCTTACTCGCGATGCCTCGCCTGCTTCTCCTTACACCGCTTTGTCGGAGGACTCGTTCGGTAATCCATTCGGTGGTTCCGGTCGTTTATCTCGACGTACTTCAgggatgtcgatgtcaatgTCGTCATCCGCAACAGGTCGTCGACCTAattctttcctcttttctcCGTTTGGTGCGGGTATGACACCCCTCGCCCCAgctacgacgacgaccaacgcccctgctcctgccaCTGCTACAGGCCCGGAAGCGAAGTCGTCACCGATGGAAGGGGGTAGAGAAGGCCGAGAAAGTCGACGGTCAAGTGGTCATTGGAGTCAAGCTGTCAACGGTACCGGCAGGAGAAGTAGAGCGCCTAGTCAATCAGGCGGTATGGGTCTTCTGATAAGACAGTTGAGCATGGCGGATTTCAAAGGTGACACGAGAATTgcgaaggatgaagaggatgaaggggaagaagtgcCTCCAATGACGGTGTCACCGAGTGATGCGCCACCCAGTGCCGTGAGTGTCATGTGGTCAGCTTCGCTTGAGTTCCCCAGTGCTGATGAACATGTTATTGTTAGGTGCCGAAGGATTTCGAGTAGGTCACGAGCAGAAAGCGTATGTTTGAGCGGAAGGGATGTGCTTCTTGTGTTACTTTGTGTGTGCAATCCTAGAAATTGTATGGTTTGGTATTCTCTCGTAGCATCTAGCATATGCATCAATCAGTGTTCATAGCGGGATCTTCGAGTCATATTGATCGACGTGACTTAGTTCCTTCCTGGATGCAAATCAAACTGTCAATATTTCGGGTCAAAACCCAGAATCCCCATGTCAGTATTGTCATTCGCTTTGACGAaatctcgtcattctctCCGTATCCACCTTGTCGAATTCTAAACTGCTTCCACATGAGACTTGTTTCCCAGTCCCAACCTTCGTATAGGTTTAACGAACGATCCCTCTCCGACAAGCGATCAGACGATAGTCTAACCCAATCAACACCCCCTGTATCATCAAGACATGTCCATATGTGTGTCATGTCATAATATTACATCGTCTGTCGAAATCCAAATGCTGTCTGTGCCTGTACCTTgactccttctctcctctagTGATGTTCCTCCTTTGCGTGTCCGTGTGATGTTGATTTTGAGGCGAAATAGTCGTCGTAGATCACGTAGGCGGTAAATGCGACGATGGCTGTTCCGAGTCCTGGGAACATGTTTCTGCGAGCGTGATAGAGTAGGAGGTGATTCAACGTCAGCGATGAAGGTCCAGTCGATGGTGGTTGAGGTAAGAGCCAAGGCATGATTGCAGGAAGTTGTGGACAACGTAAAGTAGATAGTGAGGGTTTGTGATAAGACGGTGACGAGAGATGTTACAAGCGTAAGAGGCGAGGACGGGATAGAAGATAGAGAATCTTgacttgaagaagagaccaCACCCACCTGAACATTGCTCGGTTGCTGAAAATGGGAGATTTACGCCATGCTTCTCGGGCAGCCCAAGGATCACGATATAAAGGGCCGGGCATCtggaagggaggggaagggtaAGCTTTGAGCGCTAGGTTGGGGTTGTGGTGTATTCGACCTACGTTGTGAAAGAGGTTCGAATGGAGGGGATGAGTCGAAGCTAGCGGTGTTGTATAGATTTTGAATAAGGCGAGTAGTCGGTCGATGCGCTTGTGATTGCTGATTGCTGATTAGATGTGACTGAATGAACAGCATAACAGCAACAAACGCATAATACTCGCTCGAGGATAGGTAGACTGCTGCTCACTGCTAATGCTGCTAATCAAGGAGGATCGGGATTATACGGCGATAAAAGGAGTGTGGCATATCTTGATAGGACGAGGAAGCAGTTGTTAATGAACAGAGTTTGAACCTGAACTAGTgtcactactcacctcttACACTCACaactctcactctcttcgaTATACTTTGCTATACTTGCTATACTTAGTTGGCTGTAAATTAACCAGTCTCACTCCTCACTGTTTACTACATCTCATCACTACTACCACATTCATTCTTCCAGGTATCAACTTCCCGGTGTATCGAAGGATctcctcaccttctccatccctcgGTTAATTCTCGTATAACGGCAACAAAAAGGAACAGCGAAACTAAAAAATACAAACGCGTTAAACAGATGACCACGACatcgtccttcctccatcttctgtATTAATTGACCTCCCGACCATGTCCCTCAGATCGATACTAAACCGATCGAGGGACGCAATCTATTCTCTTGCCGGCGTTCAAGGACAAGAACCTACTATCACAATGGAAGGGGAATCGGTCCTTGGTGACGTCTGGTCATCGGGATGGGGTTGGGGTGGATTATTCGGTTTTGGTAATCATGGATACGGACACGGACACGGACATGGACACGGATACAGTGTGATGGATTGGAagaacatcttcttctggttGGCAGTGATCATGGTAATGGTACTTGTTGGTGAGCTATCCGTCATCTGAGGTTCCGTGGGAATGGGCTACTCCATTCAGTGAAGCGACATACACTAACCTTTTCTTGAACAGCCGTGATCACCAACCCCAGCGAGTCGTCCTTCCGAGCACATCTCACCGAGCTTTCCTTCAGAAGACATTTGGCCGACATCCGACGTTCAGAgaaagatgacgagaccGCCGGTGTGCCCGACGATCAAgctcatctcccttcgacTGCTCCGTCGGTGTCAAATCATCTCGCGGTGGCAACTCCCGACCGTCGAGGATCAGGTTCACATCCATCTGGTGGTGCGGAGACTCCCACGCATACTGTCGCTCCATTCCGTTTCGCCAACCATGTCGCCATCTCCCTTCGTACTCCGACTCTGCTATATCGATCTTTCATCGTCTGCTCAATCACCATCACTTCCCCTCTCTCACCGCCTATCTTTCTCTCAGATCCCGTTCCGAAAGGTAAACATGCCCCTCTGATAAGAGAACGGCATGTTGTCTGGTTCGGTTTCATGGGTCACTGGACTCTGATTGGATTGGTGCCGCAGTCGGTGGAATGGATATGGAGAACTGTGACGAGAGctgagagagagaaagggaggaagaagggttcagCGCTGGACAAGGCTGGAGTGCTGGAGATGAGGGCTATTCAGAGCAAGGAGGAGTCCACTccgaatggtgagttgatctcATTCCGATTCTCCCTTTGACCCGTACAAGCTAACCTTCATTTACAGGTAAATCCGCTTTGTCTCATGCCCTGCCTTCGTCCAAGCATCTACGCAAATCCGACTCCGCTACCAACCTAACCGATACCTTGCCTCTACATTCGCACCCCGCCATTCTTCCTGCCGGACCTCTTTCGCCTGAATCTCGCCGACCGTCATTAGTCAATCTCATATCCGCTCCGACCAATACCACAGCGCCCGATACGCCAGAAACGGCTGCTTCACCCGTGCTCATAGCTCTGAAAGCCGAGCTAGCCACGGCGCAAAGCGTGTTGACTGAACTGCAAAATCAGCTCACTTCGCACGAACAGTCAGTTCACGACGCTCATGCTCACCTTCAAACCAATCTCGACGAGCTACGAACACgtcgaaaggaggacgacgcGGAGAGACAAGAACTCAAGTCTCGGACGAAAAGTTTGGAGGAGCAGAAACGACAAGCTGAGGCCGCTCGTCGtgaagcggagaagaagctgaAATCAGTGGAAGGTGTACGGGATGGCTTGGAAGCCAAAATTGTTGCTGCGGAGACTGAAGTTCGGGAATTAAAGGGAAACATGGAAAATAGTGAGAAGAGTGTACGAGTAttacaagaagaaggagcaaaGCATGTTGTGGAAACtagggaagaagtggaagtaAGAAAACGGGAGCTGGATGGTGTGGATGGGGAGATCACGGCTCTGGAAGCGAGGAACGACGAGCTGGTAAATCAGGTCaaggaagcggaggagagACTCAAGGCGGTGATTGAAGCCGGCGAAGCGGCAAAGAAGATGGGAcccgaagaggagatgatgatgatggcagCAGCGTACGAAGCGGCTGCTCAGGAAGGTTACCTGCATGGGTATCAACATGCTCATGGCGGTAACAATCAATGGGCCAGTCAAGCTGCAGCGTATATGGCAGAGGCTGGCATGCCTCATTTGGGTTACGAATACACTGCTCGACCAACGAACGCCTCTTCGACTACCGGTACAGGCTTCGGACATCTGTCAAAACAGAACAACAACTCTGGATCCACTCGCGATCTGGGCGAGTTGAGACGGACGACGGATTTCTCTGGATTCGAAGATTTTGGCCCGGGCGCGGCGGGATCTGCAGCAAACaagcgatcatcatcccctcaACCTCAAAGCGATTCGGAATCGGATATCTACGGCCACGATCCTGGGTCTCCAAACGGCGgcatctcttcctcgttcaGTGCCAACCTGCTTCCACAGGGTCTGTTCCGCTCACTAGAAGGTGATCAAACTCCTTCGGTTggtggcgaggaagatctgcCAAGTTCGTTTGAGGAGCCGCTTAGCCTTGTTTTGGGTGATGCGGccgatcaaggagaacaaggtgatGTTGACTCTGGCAGCGAATcaggcgaagatgacgaggatgtctGGATCTCACCGATCGCGGACCCTAGAGCAATATCCGCGCAGCAGCCTTTGCAACGACACAAACGACTCAGTGGAACGACGACGGGACGACTTCTCCCACCTTCgacttcctcgccttcagcTTCGTCTGGAAACCTCAACGGTACCAATGCGAGCGCTACGACACCACCTGCTATCCCCGGACTGCCAGCTCTACCTGGATCGAGACGTTGGTTTTCCGGTACTCTGTCGTCTGACAACATCCCTTCGACCTTTGGCTTCATGCATCCTACCACTTCGAACGATTCCCTGAACCATCTTCCCGGTTacgaaaactcacctttcgcACCCACAAGCAGCGAGAAGAAAGTGCTCGCCGCTGCAAAATGGGCTCCGTTCTCGAAGCGATGGGCTGGAGCGAACTCGTCAACTTCGACCGGTAccggtggtgaggaggatatgAGTTCAGGATGGCCTAGATCGACGAGTACGACGGCTCTGAAATCTATCATTGGTTCATCGAGTCGATCTCGAATGGAAGATGGCAACGATGAAGACCACGAAGGTGTTGGACTCGGTTCTAGCTCTGGTTCAGAGAGGAAACCATTCCGATTCTTCTCGTTGAGAAAGACCACTGGAGGTAGTCCTTCTCAGAATCAGGGTGGTGGGACACCGTAGCCTTGgtagtgttgttgttgttgtctgGTCGTTTGTGTTTTGTCAGGGGATTTGCTTCGCTTCGCTGGCGAGCGATGTGGGATGAGTCTTTTACGATTTGCAGTGTAGATAGTGGTCTTGTCTGTCTTCTGTGCGTTGTAGTAGCCTTGCCGCTCACTTGCTAGAGAAAGTCAATCTTGAGATGCCAACTTCGTGCTTGCTTTGAGCTGTGCGCTGTGCGCGGTGAGCGCTGGACATGGTGAGAACAAGCTTTCGTTTGATGGGTCACCGGTAAGGGATGATCTGTGTGCGAGCGAGCATTAACGCAAGTTATACTTGATACATGATTCGCATCACTTGAAGATCTAAGTCTATCTGTCGGCTAAATGCTGTTGAGTTGATCCTAACCATGCTATTTGATAAGAGCTACAGATGCACATGCGTATCACCACCATTCTTTTCCTCCCCTACCCAACTCGCCATCTCAAATTGCCGCCGCAACCTCAATGCAGATATCTTCAACCACCGCCTAGACCCCTCAAAACCCCATGTCTCCTCACACACTACGAAGCGTGTCACTGAAGTTCATTCCACAACACGCTCCTTTGCTGCTTTCTCGAGACCTTGCCAATATCTCAATTGTACAGCTAACGTCTTTGCCTCTTCAAGATTGGGAGGTTTTTGCGAGAATGCgtcggtgagagaggatATTATCTCTGATACTTTCTCTGCGGAAAAGAATGGAGCGCCAAGATATCAGCGTTATTCTGTGTCTATCTATGATCATAAGTGGACGAAAAGGGAGGTAACACAATAACACAGGAATGACGGAAACAGAGTCACAATATGGTCCGAAGAAAGTCGGCAATAGCAGATTGCCAAAGCCACAAGAGAGAACAAAGAGAAACGAGGAAAGAGCTCCAGAATAgcaatcacactcacctcggttGGAAGCGCGTATCGAttcaatctcatcttggTTCGAAgcctcctccagctcttctcgaGCTTCTAAGATTTcggcaaggaggagaggatcgTCAATCTTGTCCGTCTCTTCGGGACCTTGTTGATGGATTGACAGCTGAAGTGGTGGGTGTGTCAGCTTGTGCTTTGCTCCAAGAGGGAACTGCTGCGTGTTGCTACTGAAACCCCCATTGCCCAATCGCCGTGCAAAATGGGACTCGCGTGGGCAAGCCAGATGCAGTCATGGATGGTGGCAACAGCCTTCTGGATGGAATTCTAATTTACTCACGAGGTATTCTGCTCTCTTCAGTTCATCCCCCAACACATTATACGCCTCGTTCACCCTCCCACTGAGTTCTCTGGCCATATCCACCTCTTTATCACCTTTACTACTATATTTATCAGGATGCAACTCCCTCTGTCTTCGTACCCATTTACTTCTCAAATCAGCCTTATCCAACCCATATCCGTTCGCTGGTAAACTAGCGAGTTCGGTAGGTATGTCAAATTGCTTTgattgggaggagggaaggataggcgaagagagataaAGGAGCGAATGGTGAGATAGGGTGGAAGGTAAAGGGAGAAGGGTAGAACAtgatggacaaggtgagAGGGGTAATGGGATTTGACGATGACATGATGGACAAGGTCGTGTTGGTGTatatgatgacgatgacgaggaagagctggaggagtTGTGCCGTCTTGATATGGTGAGAAGGGGCAATTGGGCTTGGGCTTGCGCAAGGGATCGTGGCCGGAGTGAAGAACGTGAAGCGATACATCGCGGTATCGATAGGAGAGAAGACGAACACGCCGGAGGTAATCTTGTGATCATTTTGGAGCTAAATCGATGTATCTGTGTACAGCAATGTGTCGTTCTAATCGGTCGCTATATTTGATACAAGCGGTTTTTCCAGATGTTGTGTCGACTTCAGATGAGATGTGGATGTAGAATGGAAGGAATGACTGAATGTTTATAATCTCATCGAAAATTAGGAAATCGGCCGACCGATGACGTTCTCgcctccctccaccaccgatCATCACCGAATAACAACGAAAAACGACAACAGAGCAAGTGTACGATAGACAATCTTCATGCGGTGCAATGCAACACGATCAACTGATCTCTCGGCCAGTGCAACACTGCCATCCGCTGCTAGGACCCGCTGCTATGAGATACGATGCATGTAAATGGAGAAGTGAAGTGGATTATACAAGATCCAAAACGACTAACGAGGAAACTAAGCGGCAGACACGGCAGGAGCTGATGGAGCTGCTGCTTGTTCGGGTACTACAGAAGTAGCGTCAGCCGTGTAAATTCAAGCATGACCAAGCTCATCGGGAGGAAAGATAAGATCTGCGAAGAATCTCTATCATGTGAATTGAGACCCCACTCACATTGCATTTGAGGGATAGGTTGAGCAAACATTCGGTTCATGAGGACACCGACACCTTGGAAGGtagatgatcagcttcgattTTATGACCGACGTTCTCAATAGCgtatcagctcaccttcgaATACACCCAAGAGGATACCACAACCGACAGCTGAACCGAACGCAGATCTGGGACCAGCTGCGAGGTAATCATCACGCGATCAGCTCAACCTTCTCACTAAATGGTTCCAGGTTGCGTGCATTTCCCTTCCATGTGGaagtcacactcacccctcAAAGCCAAACTACCACCTGTCAAGAAACCAGAAATGATAGCGTTCCAAGGATCCTCCTTCTGTCTATATCCCTTGACGGCACAATCGAACGTCGAGAAAAGACCACCCCAAACACCAAAGTTTCCACCTAATACGGGAGCACGAGCTTTGATCGCAGACATGGATCCGACGAATCGTTCGCCCTGTTGAGTGAGGTGAGCGTTTTAGTTGTAGAGTTTGACATCAttgaagaggttggagagagaaggagagacaaAGGGAAGACAGCATTCAGTCAGCAAGTAGGACAAACAGGTTTGCGcaacaagatggagatgtaACCCACCCTGGGACTATTTCTAGCTCCCTTGATACCGTGCCAGATACCACCACCAATCGCACCCATCGAGAAAGCACCTCCGAAATCGTTAAGGATGACATATGGGCTATGGACGGAAAAAAGAGAGTCAGCAGACATGTTCTCCGATCAACTATATCCTGTTGATATCTCGCAGACCAATGACTGACGGCCAGCATTTCGATGTTGGAAGGACAGgagacgactcaccatggGTCTCGTGAATGATCGCCGTGGGACATGATGAATTGTTGAGGATGGGATGTGGAAGCTCTAGATCAGAGTTTTGGCAAAGTTTGCGGTGGGCGATATCCTTTTCGCAGGCGTAGTCTCGATCTGCCTATTTAGCTCGGTATGCGTGTCTTGCACTCGCTGTTGATCTTGTGTCAGATGGTAATATCTCGAGAGGAAAGCGAAGATTGCTGTAGTTTAGTTGGGAGGCAAAGTTCCATAACTGACGACGGTGGATTAGAAAAACACCAAAAAGGGGGGAAGAAATAATGTCCACAGAGTCTGCAGGCAGCGAGAAGGTCGTTTTGCCAGATTTCAACATTTGTTGCTTCACTTGCAGTGGATGAATGACAATAACAACCTTGACTAATTCATTGCATATCTCTACTACTCCGCTTTCAGCCACTATTTGATCAACGCAGATTGCTCAGAACACCAACCACGACTTGATTGAGAGACCGCTCGACCTATAATCCCCCTTCATCCGTCCTTCAGCTACCCTACATCATGGCGGAGACCTCCAACGTTATCTTCGAGGACCGATTCACGGTTGATGTGAGCGGCCCCATGTGAATAGCAACGTACTCGGATAACTGATAAAACTTTCTCGCAGACCGTCGACAAAGATGGCAAGAAGTTCGACCGAGGTATGTCTATTAACTTAACGAATTAGTTTAATGCAAAGCTGACTCTGTCCCTTCGTACTTGCTTAGTATCAAGAATAACAGCCCCTTCACACAATCTCAAcatgtcactcaccctcgacaTCGCCAACGAACTCTACCCTTTAACAGTCGACGAGACATTCACACTTGCTCTCGCACGATCGTTGATTCCAGAAGAGTTGGAGGCGGCGaacggtgatgaggatggtgaggagggtGTTAAGAAGATTAAGAAGGAGTTGTGGAGAAGTGATGATCAGGGGTTGGCGAAGGACTACGATTATGTGATGTATGGCAAGGTACGTGGTTGGAATCATCCACGCCAACGGGATATGCTTCTGCTCAGAGCGAGTGGGTACTAACGACATGCCTGCTTGTAGATTTACAAATTCGACGATTCAGCACAAGGAGATAACCAAACGTGAGTGGACCGTATTGGATATACAAAACAACGCTGATAGGATCTGTAACCACAGCACCGCATACTTCTCCTTTGGCGGTCTGCTCATGGCTCTTCGAGGATCATATAGACATTTAGCTTCTGTTGTCGTTGGTGAAAACGTCTACCTTCTCATGAGAAAGTAGACATTGCAATACATGCATCCTTTATATAcccgagctcgagctgccTGGCAAGATGGATGACGGACGACGCTCCGTGATCTGT
This region of Kwoniella shandongensis chromosome 7, complete sequence genomic DNA includes:
- a CDS encoding Fe-S protein assembly co-chaperone HscB; the protein is MITRLPPACSSSLLSIPRCIASRSSLRPRSLAQAQAQLPLLTISRRHNSSSSSSSSSSYTPTRPCPSCHRQIPLPLSPCPSCSTLLPLPSTLSHHSLLYLSSPILPSSQSKQFDIPTELASLPANGYGLDKADLRSKWVRRQRELHPDKYSSKGDKEVDMARELSGRVNEAYNVLGDELKRAEYLLSIHQQGPEETDKIDDPLLLAEILEAREELEEASNQDEIESIRASNREKVSEIISSLTDAFSQKPPNLEEAKTLAVQLRYWQGLEKAAKERVVE